The sequence TGGCCGGAATAGATTATCGTTTGTACAGCATTACTCCGGATGGGAACAACTTTGTAGACTTCAACAGACCTGTTAATGAAAGAAATATTCCTTTATCCAATGGGACTTTTGGTAAGGATGTAATTTATCAGAAATACGGAGCTTTTGCCCAGATTACCAAGCTTTTATTTGATGAAAAATTGAAAATTAACGCAGCTCTCCGCATCGACAGAAACCCTGAATTTGAAGCCAAACTCAATCCGAGAATAAGTGTTGTATATTCCCCCGTTAAGCAGCACAACTTCAGAGCTTCTTTTCAAAATGGGTACAGATTCCCTTCGTTATTTGAAGCCCTTTCTTTTGTGAATAACGGAAATGTAAGAAGAGTAGGCGGTCTTTCAAAAGTAAATGACGGTTTAGGATATCTGGAAAACTCTTATACTCTTGCTTCCATTGACAGATTTACTTCAGCCGTAAATGCTGATGTAGATGGTGGAAAAAACCAAAGCCAGGCTGCTCAGGATAATAAACAGCTATTAACCGTTGCCAATCTGCAAAAACTACAGCCTGAAAAGATCAATTCATTTGAAATAGGGTATAAATCTGTGTTCTTTAATAATAAACTGGCTCTGGACTGGGATTTTTACTACAACATTTATGAAGGATTCCTTGGACAGGTAGAAGTAGCTGTTCCTAAAAACAGTCAAGTAGGAAGCAATGCAGCCGTTTTGGCAATGCTTGACAGAAGTAAACAAGACCGATACAGAGTATATACCAACAGCAACAGCACTTACAAAAGTTATGGCAGCTCATTGGGGATCCGATATAATGTGATTAAAAATTACAATGTCAATGCCAATGTATCTTACAACGATCTTGCTTCCAACAATACTTCAGACCTGTTTATTACAGCTTTTAATACTCCAAAATGGATGGTTAATGTAAGTATAGGAAACAGAGAGATTATCAAGAATATTGGATTTACAGTGGTAGCAAGATGGCAAAATGGTTTTGACTGGGAAAGTCCTTTAGCTTCAGGAAAAATTCCTGCTTACTATACTGTCGATGCCCAGGCTAGCTGGAAAATTCCTGAAATTCACGCAAATGTAAAAATTGGAGCCACCAACTTACTGAACAGACGTTACTTCCAATATGCAGCAGGCCCTGAAATCGGAGGTTTATACTATCTCGCTTTTACGTATGACTTAAAACTGTAATGAAATGAGTAATTCCTTATATCCCGTATTTTTAAAACTTGAAACCTTATCCTTACTGATCATCGGTGGCAGAAAAATTGCGCTTGAAAAACTGGAATCAGTGTTGGGTAACTCTCCTGAAACCTCCATAAAACTGGTAGCCCGCGAAATCAGTCCGGAAGTCAGAGCTTTACAAAGTCAATTTTCTAATATAAAATTATACGAAAGAGCCTATAATAATGACGATTTTAATGATACTGATGTCGCGATTATCGCTGTAAATAATATTGATTTAGCCTCACAGATCCGTGAAGATGCTCACAAAAAAAATGTATTGGTTAATATTGCAGACAAGCCCGACCTATGTGATTTCTATCTAGGTTCCATTGTTAAAAAAGGAAGTCTTAAAATTGCCATTTCCACTAATGGAAAATCTCCTACCATTGCTAAAAGGCTCAGAGAAACATTCACAGAAACCATTCCTGATGAAATGGATCTTGTCCTTGATAATATGCACAACATCCGCAATCAGTTAAAAGGAGATTTTAATCACAAAGTCACAGAACTCAACAAGATCACTACACAATATCTGGCTGATGGAAAATTATCTCCTGCAAAGTCTGATCTGGAGATTGAAAAACTTATCAGTATTACTAAAATTGCCCAGAGAAAAGCCAATATCTATCTGGCAATTATAGGAGTGATGCTGCTTATCGGAATCTTTGGCCTTGTGGTGTATCAATTTGATCTTTCTAATGACATTCAGACGTTTCTCAGTAAAGATGGTCATATTTTTTACTGGATGCTATTTGCCGGTTTTATGGCTGAAATTGTAGCAGGATCCATGGGGATGGGATATGGCGTTATCTGTACAACTATATTGCTTTTGCTGAATGTTCCACCGCCTGTTGTGAGCGCAAGTATTCACTCTGCAGAGTCGTTTACAACTGCTGCAGGAGGATTCAGCCATTATAAA is a genomic window of Chryseobacterium nakagawai containing:
- a CDS encoding TSUP family transporter yields the protein MSNSLYPVFLKLETLSLLIIGGRKIALEKLESVLGNSPETSIKLVAREISPEVRALQSQFSNIKLYERAYNNDDFNDTDVAIIAVNNIDLASQIREDAHKKNVLVNIADKPDLCDFYLGSIVKKGSLKIAISTNGKSPTIAKRLRETFTETIPDEMDLVLDNMHNIRNQLKGDFNHKVTELNKITTQYLADGKLSPAKSDLEIEKLISITKIAQRKANIYLAIIGVMLLIGIFGLVVYQFDLSNDIQTFLSKDGHIFYWMLFAGFMAEIVAGSMGMGYGVICTTILLLLNVPPPVVSASIHSAESFTTAAGGFSHYKLGNVNKKMVWVLFPLAIVGSIIGALTLSHYGEHYAHIVKPIIACYTLYLGSNILRNAFKDKNKSRVKTKKRTNLRVLGFVGGFIDSFAGGGWGPLVTGTLIKEGRIPRYVVGSSTVAKFLLTVTSAITFIFTIGIHHWNIVLGLLLGGVFTAPFSAMLTSKLPTKKMFVVVGIVVILMSLVTIVKSFLK